A genomic segment from Microcoleus sp. FACHB-672 encodes:
- a CDS encoding Gfo/Idh/MocA family protein, with translation MFSSSSSSVEKPVIGVAIAGTGFGQKVHIPAFQEHHRTQVVAIYNRHIDKAKAIADAQKIPHACDTIEEVIALPEVKAVSISTPPFLHYEMAKQVLSAGKHLFLEKPTTLAAAEARELYKLAQSTGAIAAMDFEFRFVPAWQHFAELLSQGYVGQTRLIKIDWLVASRADASRPWNWYAQKEKGGGALGAIGSHSFDYISWLFGPVRRLCAQLSTAIPARPDPAAGGELKPVDADDSCTVMLELVDGTPCQVCLSSVAYQGRGHWVEVYGERGTLVLGSDNQQDYVHGFRLWGSQAGQPLAAIEVPQRLEFPRTYPDGRIAPIIRVIDHWVQAIDRGSSPISGLREGVYSQLLMDLTQESHATGCWVDVPALEDFLAAG, from the coding sequence ATGTTTTCTTCTTCCAGCTCTTCTGTAGAAAAACCAGTCATCGGCGTAGCAATTGCCGGCACCGGCTTTGGTCAAAAAGTCCACATTCCAGCATTTCAAGAACACCATCGAACGCAGGTGGTAGCAATTTACAACCGGCATATTGATAAGGCAAAAGCAATTGCCGATGCTCAAAAAATTCCCCATGCTTGTGATACAATAGAAGAAGTTATCGCCTTGCCAGAAGTGAAGGCGGTTAGCATTTCAACTCCCCCGTTTTTGCACTATGAAATGGCGAAACAGGTGTTGAGTGCCGGCAAACATCTGTTCTTAGAAAAACCCACAACTCTCGCAGCAGCAGAGGCGCGAGAACTGTACAAATTGGCACAATCTACCGGCGCAATCGCCGCAATGGATTTTGAATTTCGCTTTGTGCCGGCGTGGCAGCATTTTGCCGAACTGCTCTCACAAGGGTATGTGGGGCAGACACGTCTGATTAAGATTGATTGGTTAGTTGCCAGCCGCGCGGATGCCAGCCGACCTTGGAATTGGTACGCCCAAAAAGAGAAAGGGGGCGGTGCGCTAGGTGCAATTGGCTCCCACAGTTTCGACTATATTAGCTGGTTGTTTGGGCCGGTGCGCCGGTTGTGCGCCCAGCTAAGCACAGCAATTCCTGCACGCCCCGATCCGGCTGCCGGTGGGGAATTAAAGCCGGTGGATGCGGATGATAGTTGCACAGTGATGCTTGAGTTGGTAGACGGCACACCCTGTCAGGTTTGCCTAAGTTCCGTGGCGTATCAGGGACGTGGGCATTGGGTAGAGGTGTACGGCGAACGCGGCACGTTAGTTTTAGGCAGTGACAACCAGCAAGATTATGTACACGGATTTCGGCTGTGGGGAAGTCAGGCTGGGCAACCTTTAGCGGCTATTGAAGTTCCGCAGCGGCTGGAATTTCCCCGTACCTACCCCGACGGGCGGATCGCGCCGATCATTCGGGTGATCGATCATTGGGTGCAAGCGATTGATCGGGGCAGTTCACCGATATCAGGCTTGCGCGAGGGGGTTTACTCGCAGCTATTAATGGATTTAACTCAAGAATCTCACGCCACCGGCTGCTGGGTAGATGTGCCGGCGCTGGAGGATTTTTTGGCCGCAGGTTGA
- a CDS encoding cistern family PEP-CTERM protein: MFRQPLKLAIGAAVLATTGMSAMALAAPASAFTLNAGRLEIDASKDVIGSTFTTTFDGNVNNQTVAGLSSEAVWTFLGITNTGDKTEASFEITLENTSSNGILSRTSALGFNVTDLEGNQLDLLGVGSAGGSGNTRSTGLFANDHTGSFSNEFGVIDVCFTGGNTCEEDSNGGVDNDTSTRLAQKSSFTTTLAFEGSVSKFALNNFGISYQSINGEGYVDAGGTGKFIYVQSSDKQTIPEPRTLAAVLLTGLAIFTQRRKRQPAAS, encoded by the coding sequence ATGTTTAGGCAACCTTTAAAACTCGCCATTGGTGCCGCTGTTCTCGCTACAACTGGAATGTCAGCGATGGCGCTAGCTGCCCCGGCTTCAGCTTTTACCCTCAATGCCGGTCGCCTTGAAATTGATGCGAGTAAAGATGTTATCGGTAGCACTTTCACAACGACCTTTGACGGTAATGTAAATAATCAGACTGTTGCCGGCCTTTCCTCAGAAGCAGTTTGGACATTTCTAGGCATCACAAACACTGGCGATAAAACCGAGGCGAGCTTTGAAATTACCCTCGAAAATACTTCTAGCAACGGCATCCTGTCCAGAACCTCTGCTTTGGGTTTCAATGTCACGGATCTAGAGGGCAATCAACTCGACTTGCTAGGTGTTGGAAGTGCCGGCGGCAGTGGAAACACCCGTTCCACAGGGCTATTTGCAAACGATCACACCGGCAGCTTTTCCAATGAGTTTGGCGTAATAGATGTTTGCTTTACCGGCGGCAACACCTGTGAGGAAGACAGCAACGGCGGTGTTGACAACGATACCAGCACGCGGCTTGCCCAGAAAAGTAGTTTTACAACCACCTTGGCTTTCGAGGGTTCTGTTAGCAAGTTTGCTCTAAATAACTTTGGGATAAGCTATCAAAGCATTAATGGCGAAGGTTATGTGGATGCCGGCGGAACAGGTAAATTTATATACGTTCAGTCTTCGGATAAACAAACCATTCCTGAACCTCGTACACTCGCTGCAGTCTTGCTTACAGGACTGGCGATCTTCACCCAACGACGCAAACGACAACCAGCCGCATCGTAA
- a CDS encoding AAA family ATPase, with protein MKEELSILIQAQYPLIYLVTSEEERAEQAIATIAQSKPQHKVFIWTVTHGIVEYGQPRNTTQHNTVSPEAAIEWVIRQREPGIFIFKDLHPFIDAPATTRWLRDAIASFKGTLKTIILMSPVQQVPIELEKEVVVLDFALPTMAELNQVLSSQLTETRTRRITTETREKLLKAALGLTRDEAEKVYRKAQVSAGRLTEAEVDIVLSEKKQLIRRNGILEYIEEDETIDSVGGLDELKRWLRQRSDAFTERAREYGLPQPKGMLILGVPGCGKSLIAKTTCRLWGLPLLRLDMGRVYDGSMVGRSEANLRNALKTAESISPVILFIDELDKAFAGTSGSADSDGGTSSRIFGSFLTWMQEKTSPVFVMATANRVERLPGEFLRKGRFDEIFFVDLPTSEERQEIFKIHLKKRNRDIARFDIEQLANVSDGFSGAEIEQGLIAAMYEAFAQDREFTQLDIIAAIKSTLPLSKTMTEQVTALRDWARQRARPAASSVAEYQRLEF; from the coding sequence ATGAAAGAAGAGCTCAGTATTCTAATTCAAGCTCAATATCCTTTAATTTACCTCGTGACCTCCGAGGAAGAGCGGGCCGAGCAAGCAATTGCAACGATTGCTCAGAGCAAGCCCCAACACAAAGTTTTTATTTGGACAGTCACCCACGGAATCGTGGAATACGGGCAACCGCGCAATACAACCCAGCACAACACTGTCTCTCCAGAAGCAGCGATTGAGTGGGTAATTCGGCAGCGCGAACCAGGTATCTTTATATTTAAAGATTTACACCCCTTTATTGATGCCCCAGCGACAACCCGATGGTTACGGGATGCGATCGCAAGCTTTAAAGGCACCCTAAAAACAATTATTCTCATGTCTCCGGTGCAGCAGGTTCCGATTGAGCTAGAAAAAGAAGTCGTTGTGTTAGACTTCGCCCTGCCGACAATGGCAGAACTCAATCAAGTTTTGTCGAGTCAATTGACAGAGACCCGAACCCGCCGCATTACCACCGAGACCCGAGAAAAGCTGCTAAAAGCAGCCTTGGGTTTAACGCGAGATGAAGCAGAAAAAGTCTATCGCAAAGCTCAAGTCAGTGCCGGTCGCCTCACTGAAGCCGAAGTAGATATTGTTCTTTCCGAGAAAAAGCAGCTAATTCGGCGCAACGGCATCCTCGAATATATAGAAGAAGACGAAACCATCGATTCGGTGGGGGGTCTAGACGAATTGAAACGATGGCTGAGACAGCGTTCCGACGCCTTTACAGAACGGGCGAGAGAATATGGCTTACCTCAACCAAAAGGGATGCTAATTTTGGGTGTACCGGGCTGCGGTAAATCTCTAATCGCCAAAACGACCTGTCGGCTGTGGGGACTGCCCTTGCTGCGCTTGGATATGGGGCGAGTGTATGACGGGTCAATGGTTGGCCGATCAGAAGCGAATCTCCGCAATGCCTTGAAAACAGCCGAGTCCATCTCGCCGGTGATTTTATTCATCGATGAACTCGATAAAGCCTTTGCCGGCACGTCAGGTTCCGCTGACTCGGATGGGGGAACCTCTAGCCGGATCTTTGGTTCTTTCCTGACCTGGATGCAAGAGAAAACATCACCCGTCTTTGTGATGGCTACTGCTAACCGGGTTGAGCGCTTGCCTGGAGAGTTTCTCAGAAAGGGCCGGTTTGATGAAATCTTCTTTGTGGATTTGCCCACGAGTGAAGAGCGCCAAGAAATATTTAAAATTCACCTGAAAAAGCGGAATCGAGACATTGCTCGGTTTGATATCGAGCAACTCGCGAATGTCTCCGATGGCTTCTCAGGAGCAGAAATTGAGCAAGGACTGATCGCAGCCATGTACGAAGCCTTCGCTCAAGATAGAGAATTCACGCAGCTGGATATAATCGCCGCCATTAAGTCAACGCTGCCACTGTCAAAGACGATGACAGAGCAAGTCACCGCCCTGCGAGATTGGGCGAGGCAGCGAGCGAGACCGGCTGCATCTTCCGTCGCCGAATATCAGCGACTGGAGTTCTAA
- the gshB gene encoding glutathione synthase — translation MKLAFIIDPLKQLDPGHDTSVALMEAAQALGHEVWVTQANHLSVVGGKAYAILEQVKLTPVKLGEAGWIKAPDWYALGERTLQPLEEMDAVLMRTDPPVNVPYLYATYILDYIDPTKTLVINSPKGLRAANEKMYALQFTEAIPETIVSQDKSVIREFLDRKGSAVLKPLGGKAGEGILFLQPNDPNFNSLIEISTQNSKTPVMVQTYLPAAKEGDKRIVLLNGNPIGAVNRIPTGSEFRGNMAVGGRVAKTEITEQEHQMCTYLAPKLREDGLVFVGIDVIGGYLTEVNVTSPTGVREIDRLDNVRLGHQVIKWVEEASAALKSQQKGNFQESR, via the coding sequence GTGAAACTTGCCTTTATCATAGACCCGCTCAAACAGCTCGATCCCGGTCACGATACCAGCGTGGCACTCATGGAGGCAGCTCAAGCACTGGGACACGAAGTTTGGGTAACACAAGCCAATCATTTAAGCGTAGTGGGTGGCAAAGCTTATGCCATCCTCGAACAGGTGAAGCTGACACCCGTAAAGTTGGGCGAGGCTGGATGGATAAAAGCACCCGACTGGTACGCTCTCGGAGAGCGGACTTTACAGCCGCTTGAGGAAATGGATGCAGTCCTGATGCGTACCGATCCGCCGGTGAACGTTCCTTACCTCTACGCCACTTACATTTTGGATTACATTGACCCAACTAAAACTCTGGTGATTAATTCTCCGAAAGGGTTGCGGGCAGCTAATGAAAAAATGTATGCCCTGCAATTTACGGAAGCAATTCCAGAAACGATTGTCAGCCAAGATAAATCGGTGATTCGAGAATTTCTAGATCGCAAAGGCTCGGCAGTTCTTAAACCTTTGGGGGGTAAAGCCGGCGAAGGAATTTTATTTTTACAACCGAACGATCCTAACTTCAATTCTTTAATTGAAATTAGCACCCAAAACAGTAAAACTCCCGTCATGGTTCAAACCTATCTGCCGGCAGCCAAGGAGGGAGACAAACGAATTGTCTTGCTTAATGGCAATCCCATTGGTGCGGTAAATCGTATTCCCACCGGCAGCGAATTTCGCGGCAACATGGCTGTGGGTGGCAGAGTGGCTAAAACTGAAATTACCGAACAAGAACACCAGATGTGCACTTACCTCGCGCCAAAACTGCGCGAAGACGGGTTAGTGTTTGTTGGTATTGATGTCATAGGCGGGTACTTAACCGAAGTGAATGTCACTAGCCCAACCGGCGTCCGCGAAATTGATCGGCTTGATAACGTTCGCTTGGGACATCAAGTAATTAAATGGGTAGAAGAAGCTAGCGCCGCCCTAAAAAGCCAACAGAAAGGAAATTTCCAGGAGAGTCGGTGA
- a CDS encoding Crp/Fnr family transcriptional regulator, with translation MQTEAFSELFPLFSAANPETLEWLLSVAVEHEYPSNRAVLMEDAWGNAVYFLVSGWVKVRRLAGENVVTLAILGRGDFFGEMAILDESPRSTDVIALSSVQLLSVSAQRFIQTLSKDAQLHHRMLQLMVRRLRQTNFRFQLRNRPPAVKLANTLVSLAENYGQPTEKGIEIFNIPFKDLADVTDIGVEETSKIMQKLNEKGWLKIDLDRDAIYLLNIKQLTHLAGHV, from the coding sequence ATGCAGACAGAAGCTTTTAGTGAGCTTTTCCCTCTTTTCAGTGCCGCCAACCCAGAGACGTTGGAATGGCTACTCTCTGTTGCTGTAGAACACGAGTACCCATCCAACCGAGCCGTCCTGATGGAGGATGCCTGGGGAAATGCTGTTTACTTCTTAGTATCCGGCTGGGTCAAAGTCCGACGCCTTGCCGGGGAGAACGTCGTCACGCTGGCCATTCTAGGCCGGGGTGATTTCTTTGGCGAAATGGCCATTCTGGATGAATCTCCCCGCTCCACAGATGTGATCGCCCTCTCGTCGGTGCAGCTACTCAGTGTCTCCGCTCAGCGATTTATTCAAACCCTTTCTAAGGATGCTCAGTTGCACCACCGGATGCTGCAACTGATGGTGCGGCGTTTGCGACAGACTAACTTTCGCTTCCAACTGCGGAACCGGCCTCCGGCAGTCAAACTCGCAAATACCTTAGTTTCTTTAGCAGAAAACTACGGTCAGCCAACTGAAAAGGGAATAGAAATTTTTAACATTCCCTTCAAAGACTTAGCCGATGTTACAGACATCGGGGTAGAAGAAACCAGCAAAATTATGCAAAAACTCAATGAAAAAGGCTGGCTCAAGATCGATCTTGATCGCGACGCTATTTACTTACTCAATATCAAACAATTGACCCATCTAGCTGGACACGTTTAA
- a CDS encoding DUF1257 domain-containing protein, whose product MSHFSTLRTKITDAEILKASLRDLGINVKTEADVRGYNGQRVRSDIVAVLEGEYDLGWSRNADGSFDLIADLWGVAKKHNQTELINSINQKYAVNKTLAEVRRPGLQNANVKLVLQK is encoded by the coding sequence ATGTCTCACTTCAGCACCCTGCGTACCAAAATCACCGATGCCGAAATCCTGAAAGCTTCTCTGCGTGACTTGGGCATTAATGTCAAGACCGAAGCTGATGTCCGGGGATACAATGGCCAACGAGTTCGTTCAGACATCGTGGCAGTGTTGGAAGGTGAATATGATCTGGGCTGGTCTCGCAATGCCGATGGGTCTTTTGACTTGATCGCCGACCTCTGGGGCGTTGCCAAAAAGCACAATCAAACCGAACTGATTAACTCGATCAATCAGAAGTACGCAGTTAACAAGACTTTGGCTGAAGTTCGTCGCCCCGGCCTGCAAAATGCCAATGTCAAATTGGTTCTGCAAAAGTAA
- a CDS encoding DUF4870 domain-containing protein — MAEENKNESARTWAMLCHLSSLLWIPLSLSTILLIGIPISLIFLNILGPLIIWMLKKKQHPLIDAHGKESLNFQITLLLYSLVIGVVLLLSVGSCWLGFSTNSSAILGFVGLGLIVAGVGLAILGGLMGLILWLGQLLLTLFASIKAKKGELYRYPYTIRLLR; from the coding sequence ATGGCGGAAGAAAACAAAAACGAATCGGCCCGAACATGGGCAATGCTTTGTCATCTTTCTTCCCTTTTGTGGATACCATTATCACTTTCTACAATATTGCTGATTGGCATTCCCATTTCCCTAATTTTTCTCAACATTTTAGGGCCGCTTATTATTTGGATGCTGAAGAAAAAGCAACACCCCTTGATTGATGCCCACGGCAAGGAATCTTTAAACTTTCAAATTACCCTGCTCCTCTACAGTCTCGTTATTGGCGTTGTATTGTTGCTAAGCGTGGGAAGTTGTTGGCTGGGATTTAGCACAAATTCCAGTGCGATTTTAGGGTTTGTTGGTTTAGGGCTAATCGTTGCTGGAGTAGGACTGGCAATTCTAGGAGGGTTGATGGGCTTGATCCTTTGGCTAGGACAGTTACTTTTGACCCTATTTGCGTCTATTAAGGCAAAAAAAGGCGAGCTTTACCGTTATCCCTACACCATTCGGTTGTTGAGGTAA
- the grxC gene encoding glutaredoxin 3: MTPKVEIYTWRTCPFCIRAKDLLRKKKVEFIEYSIDGDEDARDAMAQRANGRRSVPQIFINDQHIGGCDDIHALNAQGKLDELL, encoded by the coding sequence ATGACTCCTAAAGTAGAAATCTATACCTGGAGAACCTGCCCTTTCTGCATCCGCGCTAAGGACTTGCTGAGAAAGAAAAAGGTTGAGTTTATAGAATACAGCATTGATGGGGATGAAGACGCGCGGGATGCAATGGCCCAACGAGCCAATGGCCGGCGCAGTGTTCCGCAAATCTTCATTAATGACCAGCACATCGGCGGTTGCGACGATATTCATGCGCTGAACGCCCAAGGCAAGCTCGATGAACTCCTCTAA
- the hflX gene encoding GTPase HflX codes for MRGQISWSKAPIETIYGNLQGLKSSQLKQLQKLYHQRLPANFITTAEFAQRIAAISTEIGQPVSAYINRRGQLIRVGVGTPRQTQIPPLELPRYGAGRLSGIRCIATQLKPAAPDEAALTAMAIQRLDALVLLTLTGAGFERRGGGATGYVKETYLAHLVTQEAGETGRGGDGDRENLPIEHSVLSTFVSPPMSLDVLANQDFLDLVEGLEAEFEREFVAQQVDADHDRVLLVGVITGDSTPQRFQDGLAELARLVDTAGGQVLQTVQQKRPRPHPQTVVGEGKVQEIALAAQTVGANLIVFDRELSPAQVRNLEIQIGIRVVDRTEVILDIFAQRAGTGAGKLQVELAQLEYMLPRLTGRGQAMSRLGGGIGTRGPGETKLETERRSIQRRIARLQQEVNQLQAHRSRLRNRRQHEDVPSVAIVGYTNAGKSTLLNVLTNAGVYTADQLFATLDPTTRRLVIPDAVTKEPRSIVITDTVGFIHELPPALIDAFRATLEEVTEADALLHLVDLSHPAWHSQIRSVMAILAEMPVTPGPALVAFNKIDRVDGDTLALAHEEFPQAVFISAANALGLETLRQRLAQLIHYAVAPE; via the coding sequence GTGAGGGGCCAGATTTCCTGGTCAAAAGCGCCTATCGAAACCATCTACGGCAACCTGCAAGGTCTAAAATCCAGCCAGCTTAAACAGCTACAAAAGCTATACCATCAGCGGCTACCGGCCAACTTCATCACAACAGCCGAATTTGCCCAGCGAATCGCCGCCATCAGTACAGAAATTGGTCAGCCGGTGTCTGCCTACATCAACCGGCGCGGGCAGCTAATTCGAGTTGGCGTGGGTACACCTCGCCAAACCCAAATCCCGCCGCTGGAATTACCCCGTTATGGTGCCGGTCGTCTTAGTGGCATCCGCTGCATTGCCACCCAACTCAAGCCGGCTGCACCAGACGAAGCGGCCCTCACCGCAATGGCCATTCAACGGCTGGACGCATTGGTACTCCTCACCCTCACCGGCGCAGGTTTTGAACGTCGGGGTGGGGGTGCAACCGGCTATGTGAAAGAAACCTACTTGGCGCATCTAGTGACCCAGGAAGCGGGGGAGACGGGAAGAGGAGGAGACGGGGATAGAGAGAATCTTCCCATTGAGCACTCAGTCCTCAGCACCTTCGTGTCGCCGCCGATGAGCCTCGATGTTCTGGCTAACCAAGACTTTCTCGACTTGGTAGAAGGACTCGAAGCAGAATTCGAGCGAGAATTTGTTGCCCAGCAGGTAGACGCCGATCATGATCGGGTGCTGCTGGTGGGTGTGATCACCGGCGACAGTACGCCTCAGCGGTTTCAAGATGGGTTGGCGGAACTGGCGCGGTTAGTGGATACTGCCGGCGGCCAAGTGCTGCAAACCGTTCAGCAGAAGCGTCCCCGCCCTCATCCGCAAACTGTAGTCGGTGAAGGTAAAGTTCAAGAAATTGCCTTGGCAGCACAAACAGTGGGGGCTAACCTAATTGTGTTTGATCGCGAACTCTCGCCGGCACAAGTCAGAAACTTGGAAATTCAAATCGGCATTCGCGTTGTTGATCGCACAGAAGTTATTTTAGATATTTTTGCTCAACGTGCCGGCACCGGCGCGGGTAAATTGCAAGTTGAATTGGCCCAGCTCGAATATATGCTGCCGCGCCTCACCGGCAGAGGTCAAGCGATGTCCCGTTTGGGCGGTGGTATTGGCACCAGAGGGCCAGGTGAAACGAAACTTGAAACCGAACGCCGGTCAATTCAGCGCCGCATCGCCCGATTGCAACAGGAAGTGAACCAGCTGCAAGCCCATCGATCCCGGTTGCGAAACCGCCGACAGCATGAAGACGTACCCTCGGTGGCGATTGTGGGTTACACAAATGCCGGTAAATCTACGCTGCTCAATGTGCTAACGAATGCCGGAGTTTATACCGCTGACCAGCTATTTGCCACCCTTGATCCCACAACTCGCCGCTTAGTGATTCCCGATGCTGTCACCAAGGAACCGAGATCCATTGTGATAACGGATACAGTCGGTTTTATCCACGAATTGCCCCCCGCCCTGATTGATGCCTTCCGCGCCACTTTGGAGGAAGTCACCGAAGCTGACGCTTTGCTGCATTTAGTAGATTTGTCCCATCCGGCTTGGCACAGTCAGATTCGCTCTGTGATGGCAATTTTGGCTGAAATGCCGGTGACACCAGGGCCGGCACTGGTTGCATTTAATAAGATTGACCGCGTTGATGGAGATACTTTGGCCCTAGCCCACGAGGAATTTCCCCAGGCTGTGTTCATCTCAGCAGCCAATGCTTTGGGCTTAGAAACTCTGCGACAACGACTTGCCCAACTTATTCACTACGCGGTTGCACCTGAGTAA
- a CDS encoding M61 family metallopeptidase, with protein MTEATQTRPSKTPSVAPAIHYQVAMPQPESHLFEVTLRVLNWHEPVLDLKMPVWTPGSYLVREYAKNLQNFGAQTADAQPLSWRKVKKNYWQIDTAGVSEIIVRYRLYANELTVRTNHLDSTHGYFNGAALFFYLPGFEQQPISVTILLPRPEWRVSTSLSPVSGQANTFYAPDFDTLVDSPFEIGTHRLYPFEVLGKQHELVIWGQGNAKPKQIIPDIEKIIQVEAEMFGGLPYNRYVFLLHLSAQGFGGLEHKDSCTLNYNRLGFRARDKYERFLQLVAHEFFHLWNVKRIRPKALEVFDYEGENYTPSLWFCEGTTSYYDLVIPLRAGIYDVNVYLENLSKEITRLQTIPGRQVQPASESSFDAWIKLYRPDANSGNSQISYYLKGEMVSLLLDLLIRQRHNNQRSLDDVMRLMWQQFGQPEIGFTPEQLRNVLESVSEMDLGDFFARYIDGTEELPFDEYLEPFGLRLSADDSNSVVPFLGLTVKTENGKDVIKFVEMGSPAQVAGIDAGDELLAIDGIRVSADQLNDRLKDYQPNETIQVAVFHQDELRCLSVTLTLPRPNRYQVVPVEDPTPAQAENFAGWLGVPVSTIRSKC; from the coding sequence ATGACTGAAGCAACTCAAACACGCCCTAGCAAAACACCCAGCGTAGCACCGGCAATTCATTACCAAGTGGCGATGCCCCAGCCGGAATCGCATTTATTTGAAGTGACGCTACGCGTACTCAACTGGCATGAGCCGGTACTGGATTTAAAAATGCCGGTTTGGACACCAGGTTCTTACTTGGTGCGAGAATACGCCAAAAACCTGCAAAACTTCGGCGCTCAAACGGCTGACGCGCAACCATTGAGCTGGCGCAAGGTGAAAAAAAACTACTGGCAAATTGATACAGCCGGTGTTTCTGAAATCATTGTGCGCTACCGGCTCTATGCTAATGAGCTGACAGTCCGGACAAATCACCTGGATAGCACCCACGGTTATTTTAACGGTGCCGCCCTGTTCTTCTATCTGCCCGGATTTGAGCAGCAACCTATTTCTGTCACCATCTTGCTACCTCGACCGGAATGGCGCGTCTCCACCTCTTTAAGCCCTGTTTCCGGGCAAGCTAACACCTTTTACGCGCCGGATTTTGACACTTTGGTAGATAGCCCGTTTGAAATTGGCACCCACCGACTCTATCCCTTTGAAGTTTTAGGCAAACAGCATGAGCTGGTTATTTGGGGGCAGGGCAATGCTAAACCAAAGCAAATTATTCCCGATATTGAAAAAATCATCCAAGTCGAAGCCGAGATGTTTGGCGGGCTGCCCTACAATCGCTATGTGTTTCTGCTGCATCTATCGGCTCAAGGATTTGGCGGTCTGGAACACAAAGACAGCTGCACCTTAAACTATAATCGCTTGGGCTTCCGTGCTAGAGATAAATACGAGCGTTTCCTGCAACTGGTGGCGCACGAATTTTTCCACCTCTGGAATGTCAAACGCATTCGACCAAAAGCGCTGGAAGTGTTTGATTATGAAGGTGAAAACTATACCCCTTCCCTGTGGTTTTGTGAGGGAACAACCAGTTATTACGATTTGGTGATTCCTCTACGCGCCGGCATTTACGATGTCAACGTTTATTTAGAAAACTTGAGCAAAGAAATCACTCGCTTGCAAACAATACCGGGACGCCAAGTGCAACCGGCTAGTGAGTCGAGTTTTGATGCGTGGATTAAGCTGTACCGCCCGGATGCTAATTCTGGCAATTCCCAAATTTCCTATTATTTAAAAGGGGAAATGGTGTCACTCTTGCTCGATTTGCTAATCCGGCAGCGTCATAACAATCAGCGTTCCCTTGATGATGTGATGCGCCTGATGTGGCAGCAATTTGGGCAACCTGAAATTGGTTTCACCCCAGAACAACTGCGGAACGTTCTTGAATCAGTTTCAGAGATGGATTTAGGGGATTTCTTCGCTCGTTACATTGACGGAACTGAAGAACTGCCCTTTGATGAGTACCTGGAGCCTTTTGGTCTGCGGTTATCTGCTGATGATAGCAATTCTGTGGTGCCTTTCTTGGGCTTGACAGTGAAGACAGAAAATGGTAAAGATGTCATCAAATTTGTTGAGATGGGTTCACCGGCTCAGGTGGCAGGAATTGATGCCGGTGATGAGTTACTGGCAATTGATGGAATTAGAGTGTCAGCAGATCAGCTCAATGACCGGCTGAAAGACTATCAACCCAACGAGACGATTCAGGTGGCAGTCTTCCATCAAGATGAATTGCGCTGTCTGTCAGTGACTCTAACTTTACCCCGTCCCAACCGTTATCAAGTAGTGCCGGTGGAAGATCCAACGCCGGCGCAGGCAGAAAACTTTGCCGGTTGGTTAGGGGTGCCGGTTTCAACCATTCGATCTAAGTGCTGA
- a CDS encoding 3'(2'),5'-bisphosphate nucleotidase CysQ family protein: MKSLAPELEQQIRQLMRLGGQQAAEMAKEQFQVAQKGPDDYVTSIDRWLDRHLATAFAKLFPHEGIITEENEQSRTAFGAGYSRLWLIDPLDGTEDFIQGQPHYSVMVGLLSHHEPIAGWIYAPAEDRLYYGGLDWGLFQTAGDAPPQPLPVKEPLAPSSSFCPVIVGTKDQRNFGRALTQLIPEAQFYSLGSFGLKVLEVIQGRAGLYIYLNRRVKLWDTTGPIALAKAAQLTCCDLEGRPLSFQPDAIDPATLAHKQTIVIGWPHYVESLLPRIQKAVADTTA, encoded by the coding sequence ATGAAATCTTTGGCTCCTGAGCTAGAGCAACAAATCCGGCAGTTAATGCGTTTGGGCGGTCAACAAGCCGCAGAAATGGCAAAAGAGCAATTTCAGGTTGCCCAAAAGGGGCCGGATGACTATGTAACCAGTATTGATCGATGGTTAGACCGGCACCTCGCAACCGCCTTTGCCAAACTGTTTCCCCACGAAGGCATCATTACCGAGGAAAACGAACAGTCGCGAACCGCATTTGGGGCGGGCTACTCCCGGTTGTGGTTGATCGATCCCCTGGATGGCACCGAAGATTTTATTCAAGGACAGCCCCACTATTCCGTAATGGTGGGGTTGCTATCGCATCACGAACCGATTGCTGGCTGGATCTACGCGCCGGCAGAGGATCGCCTCTACTATGGGGGACTAGACTGGGGTCTGTTTCAAACCGCCGGAGATGCCCCCCCACAACCCTTGCCGGTAAAAGAACCCTTGGCCCCTTCTTCATCATTCTGTCCGGTGATCGTGGGCACCAAAGATCAGCGAAACTTTGGCCGTGCGCTTACACAGTTGATTCCTGAAGCTCAATTTTACTCGCTGGGCAGCTTTGGCCTCAAAGTTCTGGAAGTGATTCAAGGACGAGCCGGCCTTTATATCTATCTAAACCGGCGCGTCAAGCTCTGGGATACCACCGGCCCGATTGCCTTAGCAAAAGCGGCCCAGTTAACCTGTTGCGACTTAGAGGGCCGGCCTTTAAGCTTTCAGCCCGATGCCATCGATCCAGCCACCTTAGCCCATAAACAAACCATTGTTATTGGTTGGCCCCACTACGTTGAGTCGCTGCTGCCAAGAATTCAGAAAGCAGTTGCCGATACTACGGCCTAG